A window of the Lactobacillus amylovorus DSM 20531 genome harbors these coding sequences:
- a CDS encoding IS982 family transposase: MNCLKLKRFSHHLQVSFKDLVIICRHWYRLYAPAEFTHRRNIDQIKTTDSLILALLIWQAKTGIESQRRFCECFNCLSHSRFNRRSRQLLQLIYQIRQEMNKKVDLNGQFLIIDSFPVPVCQPIRNYRAKIFRGYANIGYKATKKIYFYGFKVHAIVSDDGYILDYVVTKASVHDARETVELIENTHPSNYYLLGDEGYLGKELHQQLKQMGYELWTPYRKNMTGAKKHNDHQLMAIRRTIESDFSLLTYYNAENNRARSLIGFQSRLEIAILAYNLAYCLERFN; the protein is encoded by the coding sequence TTGAACTGCCTTAAGCTTAAGCGTTTTAGCCACCATTTACAAGTTAGTTTTAAAGATTTAGTGATAATTTGTCGGCACTGGTATCGTTTGTATGCACCGGCTGAGTTTACTCATCGGCGAAATATTGATCAAATTAAAACTACGGACAGTCTGATTTTGGCTTTACTTATCTGGCAAGCTAAGACAGGAATTGAATCACAAAGAAGATTCTGTGAATGTTTCAATTGTTTATCACACTCACGTTTTAATCGGCGTTCACGTCAGCTATTGCAATTGATTTATCAGATACGGCAAGAAATGAATAAAAAGGTTGACCTGAATGGACAGTTCTTGATCATTGACAGCTTTCCGGTACCTGTTTGCCAACCAATTCGCAACTATCGTGCTAAAATTTTTCGCGGTTATGCCAACATTGGTTATAAGGCCACCAAGAAAATTTACTTCTATGGTTTCAAAGTTCATGCTATTGTTAGCGATGACGGTTACATTCTTGATTATGTCGTAACAAAGGCATCAGTTCATGATGCCAGGGAGACAGTTGAACTGATAGAAAATACCCATCCATCTAATTACTATCTTCTTGGCGACGAAGGCTATTTAGGCAAAGAACTGCATCAACAGCTAAAACAAATGGGTTATGAACTTTGGACACCATATCGTAAAAATATGACAGGAGCTAAAAAGCACAATGATCATCAATTGATGGCTATTCGCAGAACAATTGAAAGCGACTTTTCGCTTCTGACCTATTACAATGCCGAGAACAATCGAGCACGTAGTCTGATAGGCTTTCAAAGCCGGTTGGAAATTGCAATTTTAGCTTATAATTTGGCTTATTGTCTAGAACGATTTAACTAG
- a CDS encoding restriction endonuclease subunit S — protein sequence MATIQNGYAFKSKEYVAQKQLLILRTKNIGSNHLFNKFDVVYIDQDNFNEYKKFAFKKFDTVLVMVGASIGKTGFITSNVLPSLQNQNMWRFRVKNSRMPGLLLYEYVNYINKRVKGSASGSARSFYRKELFNDFEVPIIDNNIFTVFERIQLQINNIQVENNVLSKLRQELLNKYF from the coding sequence ATAGCTACAATTCAGAATGGATATGCATTTAAAAGCAAAGAATATGTTGCACAAAAGCAGCTCTTGATCTTACGAACTAAAAATATTGGCAGCAACCATTTATTTAATAAATTTGATGTAGTATATATTGATCAAGACAACTTTAATGAGTATAAAAAATTTGCTTTTAAAAAATTTGATACAGTTTTAGTAATGGTCGGAGCTAGCATTGGTAAAACAGGCTTTATAACGTCCAATGTCTTACCGTCCTTACAAAATCAAAATATGTGGAGGTTTAGAGTTAAAAATTCCCGTATGCCAGGACTACTTCTTTATGAATATGTAAATTATATCAATAAAAGAGTTAAAGGTTCTGCTTCAGGAAGTGCACGTAGTTTTTACAGAAAGGAACTATTTAATGATTTTGAAGTTCCGATTATTGATAATAATATCTTTACTGTGTTTGAAAGAATACAACTTCAAATTAACAATATTCAAGTGGAAAATAATGTACTTAGCAAGTTAAGGCAAGAACTATTAAATAAATATTTTTAA
- the xerA gene encoding site-specific tyrosine recombinase/integron integrase encodes MQQSEVQCVITDMLPYLNNSQLIKLKQSMKKLVVRKEPDELKNEVLLKRYFSSKRAEGCSEKSLKYYKATLIQALDTLGKNAREVITDELRNYLMNYQLQHSSSKITIDNIRRILSSFFNWLEDEDYIIKSPVRRIHKVKIATTVKETYTDEELEKLRDGCGNIRDLAIIDFLASTGMRVGELVLLNKDDINFNERECIVFGKGNKERIAYFDARAKLHLKKYIEERIDSEEALFVSIRRPNKRLTIGGIESRLKSLGNKVGISHVYPHKFRRTLATTAIDKGMPIEQLQRLLGHKRIDTTLHYAMVKQQNVKIAHRKYIG; translated from the coding sequence ATGCAACAAAGTGAAGTTCAATGTGTAATAACTGATATGTTGCCTTATTTGAACAATAGTCAGTTAATCAAGTTGAAACAGTCGATGAAGAAGTTAGTGGTAAGAAAGGAACCTGATGAACTAAAGAATGAGGTATTGCTTAAGCGATATTTCTCATCTAAAAGAGCTGAAGGATGTTCAGAAAAGTCTCTAAAATACTATAAGGCAACTTTGATTCAAGCTTTAGATACGCTTGGTAAAAATGCTAGAGAAGTAATAACTGATGAGTTAAGAAACTACTTAATGAACTATCAATTACAACATAGTTCCAGTAAAATAACCATTGATAATATTAGACGTATACTTTCTAGCTTCTTCAATTGGTTAGAAGATGAAGATTACATCATTAAGAGCCCAGTTCGAAGAATCCATAAAGTGAAAATCGCAACTACTGTTAAAGAAACCTATACAGATGAAGAATTGGAAAAATTACGAGATGGTTGCGGTAACATTCGTGATCTTGCAATAATTGATTTTTTGGCTTCAACTGGGATGCGTGTTGGAGAATTAGTTCTGCTGAATAAAGATGATATTAATTTTAATGAAAGAGAATGTATTGTATTTGGCAAGGGAAATAAGGAAAGAATTGCTTATTTTGATGCTAGAGCTAAATTACATCTGAAGAAATACATTGAAGAAAGGATTGATAGTGAAGAAGCTTTATTTGTATCAATTAGGAGACCAAATAAGAGATTAACTATAGGTGGAATTGAGTCCAGATTAAAAAGTCTTGGCAATAAGGTTGGTATATCACATGTTTATCCACATAAATTTAGAAGGACTTTAGCAACAACCGCAATAGATAAAGGAATGCCAATTGAACAGTTGCAAAGATTATTAGGACACAAGCGTATAGATACAACATTGCATTATGCAATGGTTAAGCAACAGAATGTGAAAATAGCGCATAGGAAGTACATAGGATGA
- a CDS encoding restriction endonuclease subunit S has protein sequence MKVKISEIGEVIGGGTPSTKKAEYYKKRGISWITPKDLSGYTKMYISHGARDISESGFKNSSTRILPKDTVLISSRAPIGYCAIAANDLTTNQGFKSIIPNKNKVLPKYLYYLMLSNKDNLEQIASGSTFKEVSGNAMKNFVVEIPNLEKQREVVNIIDPISKKIELNNQINDNLVEFDF, from the coding sequence ATGAAAGTGAAAATTTCAGAAATTGGTGAAGTAATAGGTGGAGGAACACCATCTACAAAGAAAGCAGAATATTATAAAAAAAGGGGGATTAGTTGGATTACACCCAAAGATTTAAGTGGATATACAAAAATGTATATTTCGCATGGAGCTAGAGATATCAGTGAATCAGGCTTTAAAAATTCTAGTACCAGAATATTACCTAAAGATACAGTTTTAATTAGTTCGAGAGCTCCAATAGGATATTGTGCTATTGCTGCAAATGACTTAACTACTAATCAAGGTTTCAAGAGCATCATTCCAAATAAAAATAAGGTTTTGCCTAAGTATCTTTATTATCTAATGTTGAGTAACAAAGATAATCTTGAACAAATAGCATCAGGTTCAACGTTTAAAGAAGTATCAGGCAATGCAATGAAGAATTTCGTTGTTGAGATTCCTAATTTAGAAAAACAGAGAGAAGTAGTAAATATTATTGATCCTATTTCAAAAAAAATAGAGTTAAATAATCAAATAAATGATAATTTAGTCGAATTTGATTTTTAA
- a CDS encoding restriction endonuclease subunit S, with amino-acid sequence MVNGLNDNLLELIKASFNKIVIDKSKKETISKIFRVYSGFAFNKNDWADDGKPIIKIKDINNMTINLENLSKVNNLDKLKRAEKYYITGGEIVIALTGATLGKFGIVPYNFKGYVNQRVGLIFPKLSEVSVLGILLQKDIMNRIISLGHGSAQPNISPTTINKLIVNIDIKSCKKFDKTFAPIYQEIIYNLYEKQLLQNIKQELMLKLF; translated from the coding sequence ATGGTTAATGGATTAAATGATAATTTACTTGAATTAATAAAAGCTAGTTTTAATAAAATAGTTATTGATAAAAGTAAAAAGGAAACGATTAGTAAAATATTTAGAGTTTATTCTGGCTTTGCATTTAATAAAAACGATTGGGCTGATGATGGAAAACCGATAATAAAAATAAAAGATATAAATAACATGACAATTAATTTAGAAAACTTATCTAAGGTGAACAATTTAGATAAGTTAAAAAGAGCAGAGAAATATTATATTACAGGTGGTGAAATTGTAATTGCCTTAACCGGGGCTACATTAGGGAAATTTGGAATAGTTCCGTATAACTTTAAAGGTTATGTTAACCAACGAGTGGGACTAATTTTTCCAAAATTATCTGAGGTAAGTGTACTGGGTATACTTCTCCAAAAAGATATTATGAATAGAATAATTAGTTTAGGACATGGGTCAGCTCAACCCAATATCAGTCCAACCACAATTAATAAATTAATTGTGAATATTGATATTAAGTCATGTAAAAAATTTGATAAAACTTTTGCACCTATTTATCAAGAAATAATATACAACCTATACGAGAAGCAACTACTACAGAATATAAAACAAGAACTTATGCTTAAATTATTTTAA